In one Lycium barbarum isolate Lr01 chromosome 7, ASM1917538v2, whole genome shotgun sequence genomic region, the following are encoded:
- the LOC132604119 gene encoding pre-mRNA-splicing factor ATP-dependent RNA helicase DEAH7-like, protein MERDRKRSSREEHSCDGRIIKRSGHESSTRTPRTSHGFHSNTSSRHNYQPSLWDTMAPSPTPIRPSYVRSSTSRYPANRNNFSTKNTMYDDGEHNTNCFSEIGSTLPNEDKKKVSREKYWEDHQLLRSGVVRGTEMQMEFNDEEERKVILRVHDAKPPFLDGRIIFTEKVEAPIMPIKDPTSDMAIISRKGSALVREIHEKQKMHKSRQRFWELAGSKLGDILGVEKKDDADNAVVGEDGEVDFKGEARFSQHLSDFTKSKTLSQQRQYLPIFAVRDELLQVVRENQVVVIIGETGSGKTTQLTQYLHEDGYTVNNGIIGCTQPRRVAAMSVAKRVSEEMETNIGDKVGYAIRFEGATGPSTVIKYMTDGVLLRETLKDPDLEKYRMIVMDEAHERSLNTDVLFGILKKVVARRRDFKLIVTSATLNAEKFSNFFGGVPIFHISGRPFPVQVSYSKTPCEDYVEAAVKQAMTIHITGAPGDILIFLTGQDEIEATCYALSERMEQLTSSIKQPVPKLLILPIYSQLPADLQAKVFQKAEDGARKCIVSTNIAETSLTIDGIFHVIDTGYGKMKVYNPRTGMDALQVFPISRASADQRAGRAGRTGPGTCYRLYTENAYENEMLQSPVPEIQRTNLAYVVLLLKSLNIQNLLDFDFMDPPPQDNIHNSMYQLWVLGALNNVGDLTDLGRKIVEFPLDPPLAKLLLMGEQLKCLNEVLTIVSMLSVPSVFYRPKDREEESDAAREKFFVPESDHLTLLNVYQQWKANEYKGDWCSDHFLQVKGLRKAREIRSQLLDLLKTLKIPLTYCGPDWDVVRKAICSAYFHNAAMLKGIGEYVNCRNGMPCNLHPTSALYGSGYTPDYVVYHEVILTTKEYMQCVTAVEPQWLAELGPMFFSV, encoded by the coding sequence ATGGAGAGGGATAGAAAGAGAAGCAGCAGGGAAGAGCATTCATGTgatggaagaataataaaaagAAGTGGACATGAAAGTTCTACAAGGACACCAAGAACATCTCATGGTTTTCACTCCAATACTAGTAGTAGACATAATTATCAGCCTTCTCTATGGGATACTATGGCTCCTTCTCCAACTCCAATTAGGCCATCATATGTAAGATCTTCAACTTCTAGATATCCTGCAAATCGCAATAATTTTAGTACAAAAAATACTATGTATGATGATGGAGAACATAACACAAATTGTTTCTCTGAAATAGGTAGTACATTGCCTAATGAGGATAAGAAAAAGGTAAGTAGGGAAAAATATTGGGAGGATCATCAGCTTTTGAGATCCGGAGTTGTTAGAGGTACTGAGATGCAAATGGAGTTTAATGATGAGGAGGAACGGAAAGTTATTCTTCGTGTTCATGATGCAAAGCCTCCCTTTTTGGATGGGAGAATTATTTTCACTGAGAAAGTTGAGGCACCGATTATGCCAATAAAGGATCCTACGTCGGATATGGCGATAATTTCACGTAAAGGTTCAGCTCTTGTTAGGGAAATACACGAAAAACAAAAGATGCATAAGTCTCGTCAAAGGTTTTGGGAGCTAGCTGGATCGAAACTCGGAGATATCCTTGGTGTAGAGAAGAAGGATGATGCGGATAATGCTGTAGTGGGTGAGGATGGTGAGGTTGATTTTAAGGGAGAAGCCAGATTTTCTCAGCACTTAAGCGATTTTACAAAATCGAAAACACTTTCACAGCAAAGGCAATATCTGCCTATCTTCGCTGTGCGAGATGAGTTATTGCAGGTGGTTCGTGAAAATCAGGTGGTGGTAATTATTGGAGAAACCGGTTCTGGAAAGACAACACAGCTAACACAGTACCTGCATGAAGACGGCTATACAGTTAATAATGGCATCATAGGTTGCACCCAACCGAGGCGAGTGGCAGCAATGAGTGTTGCCAAAAGAGTCAGTGAGGAAATGGAAACTAACATTGGTGATAAAGTTGGATATGCTATTCGTTTCGAAGGCGCTACTGGGCCAAGTACTGTAATCAAGTACATGACTGATGGTGTGCTTTTAAGGGAAACACTTAAAGATCCCGATCTTGAAAAGTATCGTATGATTGTAATGGATGAAGCTCACGAGAGATCACTTAACACCGATGTCCTTTTTGGCATTCTCAAGAAAGTTGTGGCTAGGCGGCGTGATTTTAAGCTTATTGTTACTTCTGCTACTCTCAATGCCGAGAAATTCTCAAACTTCTTTGGGGGTGTACCAATTTTTCACATATCTGGAAGACCCTTTCCAGTTCAAGTATCTTATAGTAAAACCCCATGTGAAGACTATGTCGAAGCTGCAGTTAAGCAAGCCATGACCATCCATATTACTGGTGCACCAGGAGATATACTCATATTCTTGACTGGTCAGGATGAGATTGAAGCAACCTGTTATGCACTTTCAGAGCGCATGGAACAACTTACCTCATCAATAAAGCAACCAGTGCCCAAGCTATTAATTCTTCCTATATACTCTCAATTGCCTGCTGATCTGCAAGCAAAAGTTTTCCAGAAAGCTGAAGATGGGGCTCGCAAATGCATTGTTTCTACTAATATTGCTGAGACATCCTTGACCATCGATGGAATTTTCCACGTTATTGATACAGGTTATGGTAAAATGAAGGTGTACAATCCACGTACAGGCATGGATGCTTTGCAAGTGTTCCCCATTAGTCGAGCTTCCGCGGACCAACGTGCTGGTCGAGCTGGTAGAACTGGCCCAGGGACTTGTTACCGACTTTATACAGAGAATGCATATGAGAATGAGATGCTGCAAAGCCCCGTGCCAGAGATTCAACGGACGAATCTCGCATATGTGGTTTTGCTGCTCAAGTCTCTCAATATTCAGAACTTGTTGGATTTTGATTTTATGGACCCACCTCCTCAGGATAATATCCATAACTCCATGTATCAGTTGTGGGTGCTGGGTGCACTTAACAATGTTGGGGATTTAACTGACCTTGGCCGGAAAATTGTGGAGTTCCCATTGGACCCTCCCCTAGCCAAACTGCTCTTGATGGGGGAACAACTAAAATGCTTAAATGAGGTTCTGACAATTGTTTCTATGCTTTCAGTGCCTTCAGTTTTCTATAGACCTAAGGATAGGGAAGAGGAAAGTGATGCTGCTAGGGAAAAGTTTTTTGTGCCAGAATCTGATCACCTTACATTGCTTAATGTTTACCAACAATGGAAAGCTAATGAATACAAGGGGGACTGGTGTAGTGACCACTTTTTACAGGTAAAAGGTCTGCGCAAGGCCAGGGAAATAAGATCCCAATTGTTGGACTTACTCAAGACACTCAAAATTCCGCTCACCTACTGTGGTCCTGATTGGGATGTTGTGCGGAAAGCAATCTGTTCTGCATACTTCCATAATGCAGCTATGCTGAAGGGGATTGGGGAATACGTTAATTGCAGGAATGGAATGCCTTGTAACCTGCATCCCACAAGTGCTCTCTATGGATCGGGTTACACTCCTGATTATGTGGTTTATCATGAGGTAATCTTGACGACAAAGGAGTACATGCAGTGTGTGACAGCTGTGGAGCCTCAGTGGTTGGCAGAGCTGGGGCCAATGTTTTTCTCCGTGTAA
- the LOC132604118 gene encoding protein LYK5-like, which produces MNWLLISCTLNFLISCTKAQQEYSANSVLNCNNKYETNYSCNGRNSTCQAFLIFRARNPYNSVPGIAALMSSNISEIARINNVTKLTFFTPEREVIIPVNCSCSGLYYQAKTMYYIPAPIETYFMIANSTYQGLSTCNTLERRNNYDEFSLRPGLELQVPLRCACPTAKQGAKGSKYLMTYSIDVGDDILKISKRFNVSVKHIVEANGFLNENPLLFPFTTILIPLPSEPSNLDTGNQNYTKPVKSFSPPPAANFSRGKSKRNLYIVSGVATGFFLLLLVVFWVILLAFFKKRTREVPCEDILVEIANIDHVPKVFKFKELKHATLNFGSKNQIKGSVYRGVLKGEILAVKKAITDISKEVNMLHKINHFNVIKLCGYCEHKGSFFLVFEYMKNGSLREWLTKTKSRNTISWKKRIQIALDVANGLHYLHCFTNPGYIHKNINSRNILLDSNLRAKIANFSLAKETDTSGTTRKVVGTTGYMAPEYLETGSVTSKMDIYAFGVVLLELVTGKDAVIVEEGGETLLSVAVAAVMEGENAETVLDGFIEAHMREDDDLEIAFPVASLSLRCLTQEPSNRPSMEEMVSCLLKIQVNVHKTEQTSKN; this is translated from the coding sequence ATGAATTGGCTTCTAATTTCATGCACACTAAATTTTCTAATTTCATGCACTAAAGCTCAACAAGAATACTCAGCAAATTCAGTGTTGAATTGCAACAACAAATATGAAACAAATTACTCTTGCAATGGCAGAAATTCCACTTGCCAGGCATTTCTCATATTCAGGGCTaggaatccttacaattcagtcCCTGGAATTGCTGCTCTCATGTCTTCAAACATATCTGAGATCGCCCGTATCAACAATGTCACGAAGCTCACTTTTTTCACGCCGGAAAGGGAGGTTATAATTCCAGTGAACTGCTCTTGTTCAGGTTTGTATTATCAAGCCAAAACCATGTACTATATCCCAGCTCCTATTGAAACATATTTTATGATAGCTAATAGTACTTATCAAGGATTATCAACCTGTAACACACTAGAACGTCGAAATAATTATGATGAGTTCAGTTTGAGACCTGGTCTTGAGTTGCAAGTTCCTCTCAGATGTGCCTGTCCAACAGCAAAACAAGGTGCAAAAGGCTCAAAGTATTTGATGACTTATTCAATTGACGTTGGTGATGACATCCTTAAAATTAGCAAAAGATTTAATGTAAGTGTAAAGCACATAGTTGAAGCAAATGGATTCTTGAATGAAAATCCTCTTTTGTTTCCTTTTACAACCATTCTAATTCCACTGCCTTCTGAACCATCAAATTTAGATACCGGAAATCAGAACTATACAAAACCAGTTAAGTCCTTTTCACCTCCACCTGCAGCTAATTTTTCGAGGGGAAAATCAAAGAGGAATCTTTATATAGTTAGTGGAGTAGCAACAGGTTTTTTTCTGTTACTACTTGTGGTATTCTGGGTCATCCTTCTTGCTTTCTTTAAGAAGAGGACAAGAGAAGTTCCGTGTGAAGACATCCTCGTTGAGATTGCGAACATTGATCATGTCCCTAAAGTTTTCAAGTTCAAAGAATTGAAGCATGCTACGCTAAACTTTGGCTCCAAGAACCAGATAAAGGGATCTGTATACCGGGGAGTGTTAAAAGGGGAAATCTTGGCAGTCAAAAAGGCGATCACGGATATATCTAAGGAAGTGAACATGCTGCATAAGATCAACCACTTCAATGTAATAAAGCTTTGTGGCTATTGTGAACATAAAGGCAGCTTCTTTCTTGTCTTTGAATACATGAAGAATGGCTCTCTCAGAGAATGGCTAACCAAAACCAAGTCTCGCAATACCATAAGCTGGAAAAAAAGGATTCAGATTGCATTGGATGTAGCTAATGGACTTCATTATCTTCACTGCTTTACCAACCCAGGCTACATCCACAAGAACATCAACAGCAGAAACATTCTCCTAGACAGCAACTTACGAGCAAAGATTGCAAATTTCAGTCTTGCTAAAGAAACGGATACATCAGGCACGACAAGGAAAGTTGTGGGAACGACAGGATACATGGCGCCCGAGTATCTTGAGACAGGGTCAGTAACTTCCAAGATGGACATTTATGCCTTTGGAGTTGTACTTTTGGAATTAGTCACTGGAAAAGATGCTGTAATTGTAGAGGAAGGTGGAGAAACTCTGCTTTCTGTAGCAGTAGCTGCAGTAATGGAAGGAGAAAATGCTGAAACTGTACTGGACGGATTCATTGAAGCACATATGAGGGAAGATGATGATTTGGAAATAGCATTTCCTGTAGCAAGCTTAAGCTTAAGATGCTTGACTCAAGAACCATCGAATCGTCCAAGCATGGAAGAGATGGTATCATGTTTACTGAAGATTCAAGTTAATGTACATAAGACAGAACAAACCAGTAAGAATTGA